The following proteins come from a genomic window of Candidatus Amarolinea dominans:
- a CDS encoding right-handed parallel beta-helix repeat-containing protein: protein MQAANENYVGGAAEGQGNLISGNTNGVLLYNGTAGVSIQNNGIGLTSSGLAALPNTSYGIVFQGANGNDIGGDTEEEGNVVSGNGNVGIYLYAGANGNRIQGNRVGLQWGAGLLGNGSAGIAIANSFDNQVGGTADGAENVITGNAGSGVHFRAHRRAITCSAT from the coding sequence ATTCAAGCCGCGAATGAGAACTACGTAGGGGGGGCCGCGGAGGGACAGGGAAACCTGATCTCCGGCAACACCAATGGCGTTTTGCTCTACAACGGGACCGCGGGCGTCTCTATTCAGAACAACGGGATCGGCTTGACGAGCTCGGGCCTCGCCGCCCTGCCGAACACGAGCTACGGCATCGTGTTCCAGGGCGCCAACGGCAACGACATCGGCGGCGATACGGAGGAGGAAGGCAACGTGGTCTCCGGCAACGGGAACGTTGGCATCTATCTGTATGCCGGCGCCAACGGGAACCGCATCCAGGGCAATAGAGTTGGGCTGCAATGGGGCGCAGGGCTTCTGGGCAACGGCAGCGCCGGCATCGCCATCGCGAATAGCTTCGACAACCAGGTTGGCGGCACGGCCGACGGCGCGGAGAACGTGATCACGGGCAACGCCGGCAGCGGCGTGCATTTTCGGGCACATCGGCGGGCAATCACGTGCTCGGCAACCTGA
- a CDS encoding right-handed parallel beta-helix repeat-containing protein has product MSISSAGRPRSRGNIIAANSQDGVRLAEAAARNKVQGNRIGMDASGTTALGNGQSGVVVDAANTNTIGGPGVGEGNVLSGNGQYGISLQNSATQNTVAGNRIGTDAAGATARGNGLSGVQINAANDNTVGGATATRGARQSDLRQRAGRRDSGGRRHAQQAVGEHHRRGRDRRQTAAQRLSRRRDHRCARQHRRRVEQPAGRARGQSDLRQRRRR; this is encoded by the coding sequence ATCTCAATCTCATCGGCGGGTCGGCCGCGTTCCAGGGGCAACATCATCGCGGCCAACAGTCAGGACGGCGTGCGTCTGGCGGAGGCTGCGGCGCGCAACAAGGTGCAGGGCAACAGGATTGGCATGGACGCGAGCGGGACGACGGCATTGGGCAACGGCCAGAGCGGCGTGGTCGTGGACGCGGCAAATACGAACACCATCGGCGGGCCAGGCGTCGGCGAAGGCAATGTGCTTTCCGGGAACGGCCAATACGGCATCAGCCTGCAGAACAGCGCCACCCAAAATACCGTGGCCGGCAATCGTATCGGTACGGATGCGGCCGGCGCGACGGCCAGGGGCAACGGACTCAGCGGGGTGCAGATCAACGCGGCCAACGACAACACGGTTGGCGGGGCTACGGCAACCCGCGGCGCCCGGCAATCTGATCTCCGGCAACGTGCAGGACGGCGTGATTCTGGCGGGCGGCGCCACGCGCAACAGGCTGTTGGGGAACATCATCGGCGCGGACGCGACCGGCGCCAGACGGCTGCCCAACGGCTTTCACGGCGTCGAGATCACCGGTGCGCCCGGCAACACCGTCGGCGGGTCGAACAACCCGCCGGCCGCGCTCGCGGGCAATCTGATCTCCGGCAACGGCGACGGCGCTGA
- a CDS encoding right-handed parallel beta-helix repeat-containing protein, translating to MIRAGSTTVKGLAINRFQVGIFILDGGGGIITGNYIGVGLSGTQAKGNALSGIEIRGSPNNRVEGNVISANHTGVFINGATTGNRIYGNYVGTNKTGDQALRQQPWRGGQHSSRE from the coding sequence TTGATCCGGGCAGGTTCCACCACGGTGAAGGGGCTGGCGATCAACCGCTTCCAGGTTGGAATCTTCATTCTGGACGGCGGCGGCGGCATCATTACCGGCAACTATATCGGCGTTGGTCTGAGCGGCACGCAAGCGAAGGGCAACGCGCTTTCGGGCATCGAGATTCGCGGCTCCCCCAACAACCGCGTGGAGGGGAATGTCATCAGCGCCAACCATACCGGCGTGTTCATCAACGGCGCGACGACCGGCAACCGGATCTATGGCAACTACGTGGGGACGAACAAGACGGGCGACCAGGCGCTGAGGCAACAGCCCTGGCGCGGGGGTCAGCATTCAAGCCGCGAATGA